The following are encoded in a window of Oncorhynchus masou masou isolate Uvic2021 chromosome 17, UVic_Omas_1.1, whole genome shotgun sequence genomic DNA:
- the LOC135558229 gene encoding class E basic helix-loop-helix protein 23-like has product MNAGEENLLKSISNDTLLDLTQRYGQSAFGFGPGHITGSPGGRYPLTPAADFLSGQTGKSNESGGEQTSDDDDDRFDPLDPRKRGSAFDDDKHGGPLSKKPKEQRSLRLSINARERRRMHDLNDALDGLRSVIPYAHSPSVRKLSKIATLLLAKNYILMQAQALEEMRRLVAYLNQGQSITSPIPTPIAPFGQAAVYPFTGSALATCAEKYSGTPASLFKHLNDKPC; this is encoded by the coding sequence ATGAATGCCGGGGAAGAGAATCTGCTGAAGTCCATCAGCAACGACACTTTACTGGACCTGACGCAGCGATACGGCCAGTCCGCCTTCGGCTTTGGACCTGGCCACATTACTGGAAGTCCTGGAGGGCGGTATCCTCTCACACCGGCCGCCGACTTCCTCTCGGGTCAGACGGGCAAGTCCAACGAAAGTGGCGGGGAGCAGACCAGTGATGACGATGACGACCGTTTCGACCCTCTGGACCCCCGGAAGAGGGGTTCCGCATTCGACGATGACAAACACGGGGGTCCTCTTTCCAAGAAGCCCAAAGAGCAGCGGTCTCTGCGCCTGAGCATCAATGCGCGCGAGAGGAGACGGATGCACGACCTGAACGACGCACTGGACGGCCTCCGTTCTGTGATCCCGTATGCGCACAGCCCGTCAGTGAGGAAACTCTCCAAAATAGCCACTCTCCTCCTGGCAAAGAACTACATCCTCATGCAGGCTCAGGCTCTGGAGGAGATGAGGCGGCTGGTGGCTTATCTGAACCAGGGACAGAGCATCACCTCGCCCATCCCCACCCCCATTGCACCATTTGGACAGGCTGCCGTATACCCCTTCACGGGCTCGGCACTCGCCACCTGCGCGGAGAAATACTCGGGGACACCTGCAAGTCTCTTTAAGCACCTTAACGACAAGCCTTGTTAA